A single Biomphalaria glabrata chromosome 2, xgBioGlab47.1, whole genome shotgun sequence DNA region contains:
- the LOC106052556 gene encoding uncharacterized protein LOC106052556, translated as MAGYLYKPKGEKCPLIRMASLFTCGLALALYVIISSREWVLTLIALILFTDSLLAQYLGLMIKKNSCPRHFFDVLVLCLLFCAIVLSGFAAAANVNDLPRFVLAVSSVSCYSLVFFYFIYTFRWTSCPKDTPEPKIPEFNFVNPGKSSSADVPVITDTQVPNIPVYILPQTTHFSDVDTPKLPSLQQSEFLYPNLTTFIRAKTPTAPCFDETPSESTEENPQPHSPPSYHRVISAELPTYNEALTTGCAD; from the coding sequence ATGGCAGGATATTTATATAAACCAAAGGGAGAGAAATGTCCTCTGATTCGGATGGCTTCTCTTTTTACCTGTGGTCTGGCCTTGGCCCTATACGTCATCATTTCCAGCAGAGAATGGGTGTTAACTCTCATCGCCTTGATCTTGTTCACCGACTCGTTGCTTGCACAATATCTTGGCTTGATGATCAAGAAAAACTCGTGTCCGCGCCATTTTTTTGATGTCTTGGTCTTATGCCTGCTGTTCTGTGCTATCGTTCTGTCAGGCTTTGCAGCGGCCGCCAACGTGAATGACTTGCCACGTTTTGTCCTTGCAGTCTCCAGCGTTAGTTGCTATTCGCtggttttcttttatttcatttatacttTCCGTTGGACTTCTTGCCCTAAGGATACTCCAGAGCCTAAGATTCCAGAGTTCAATTTTGTCAATCCTGGCAAGTCATCGTCTGCAGATGTTCCTGTAATCACCGATACACAGGTTCCAAACATACCAGTTTATATCTTGCCTCAAACCACACACTTTAGCGACGTGGACACGCCTAAACTTCCTAGCTTACAGCAGTCAGAATTTCTATATCCGAATTTGACTACTTTTATCAGGGCGAAAACTCCGACCGCCCCGTGCTTCGATGAAACACCATCAGAGAGCACAGAAGAAAATCCTCAGCCACACTCGCCACCATCTTATCACCGGGTGATTTCCGCAGAGCTGCCGACATACAATGAAGCTTTGACCACTGGCTGCGCAGATTAA